One Halobacterium sp. DL1 DNA window includes the following coding sequences:
- a CDS encoding branched-chain amino acid ABC transporter ATP-binding protein, translating to MLELDSLDAGYGDLQILTDVDMHVADGEYVTIVGPNGAGKSTAMKSVFGLTTYMDGSISFRGEPIHAAASSEIIDRGITYVPQSGNIFTSLTVRENLEMGVFTEDEFPQDTLEMVFDYFPILEERQQQRAGTMSGGQRQMLAMGSALMSDPDLLLLDEPSAGLAPDLVDDLFDRIDEINDGGTAVLMVEQNAKEALRRCDRGYVLVNGENAYDGPGKELLGNEEVRQRFLGG from the coding sequence CTGCTCGAACTCGACTCCCTGGACGCCGGCTACGGCGACCTGCAGATTCTCACCGACGTCGACATGCACGTCGCCGACGGCGAGTACGTCACCATCGTCGGCCCGAACGGCGCCGGGAAGTCCACCGCGATGAAGTCCGTCTTCGGGCTGACCACGTACATGGACGGGAGCATCTCGTTCCGCGGAGAACCCATCCACGCCGCCGCCTCCTCTGAGATCATCGACCGCGGCATCACGTACGTCCCCCAGTCGGGGAATATCTTCACGAGCCTCACCGTCCGCGAGAACCTGGAGATGGGCGTGTTCACCGAGGACGAGTTCCCGCAGGACACCCTCGAGATGGTGTTCGACTACTTCCCCATCCTCGAGGAGCGCCAGCAGCAGCGCGCCGGCACGATGTCCGGCGGGCAGCGCCAGATGCTCGCGATGGGGTCGGCGCTGATGAGCGACCCCGACCTGCTGTTGCTCGACGAGCCCTCCGCGGGCCTCGCCCCGGACCTCGTCGACGACCTCTTCGACCGCATCGACGAGATCAACGACGGCGGGACGGCGGTGCTGATGGTCGAGCAGAACGCGAAGGAGGCACTCCGGCGCTGCGACCGCGGCTACGTGCTCGTCAACGGCGAGAACGCCTACGACGGGCCCGGCAAGGAGTTGCTCGGCAACGAGGAAGTCCGCCAGCGGTTCCTGGGCGGGTAG
- a CDS encoding branched-chain amino acid ABC transporter ATPase codes for MTDPILAVEDVERYFGGITALDGASFDVEPGITGLIGPNGAGKSTMFDCITGFLEPDGGTVRFRGEDITGERPPAVAERGLVRTFQIPRELPEMTVRENLALAPKNQSGERLVTTWTRGGDYYADEAEAQRRAVEMAERLEIDHLLDSPAGDLSGGQRKLLELARALLTEPDLVLLDEPLAGVNPTLENKILEHIQRLESEGYSFLFIEHDIDVIMEYCQEVIVMHQGAVLTSGDPEEVRSDERVVEAYLGGEAQ; via the coding sequence GTGACTGACCCCATCCTCGCGGTCGAGGACGTCGAGCGGTACTTCGGCGGCATCACCGCCCTCGACGGCGCGTCGTTCGACGTCGAACCCGGCATCACGGGCCTCATCGGACCGAACGGCGCCGGGAAGTCGACGATGTTCGACTGCATCACCGGCTTCCTCGAACCCGACGGCGGCACCGTCCGCTTCCGCGGCGAGGACATCACCGGCGAGCGCCCGCCAGCGGTCGCCGAACGGGGACTCGTCCGCACGTTCCAGATTCCCCGCGAACTCCCCGAGATGACCGTCCGGGAGAACCTCGCGCTCGCGCCGAAGAACCAGAGCGGCGAGCGCCTCGTCACCACGTGGACGCGGGGCGGCGACTACTACGCCGACGAGGCCGAGGCACAGCGGCGCGCGGTCGAGATGGCCGAGCGCCTCGAGATAGACCACCTGCTCGACTCGCCCGCCGGCGACCTCTCGGGCGGCCAGCGCAAACTGCTCGAACTCGCGCGGGCGCTGCTCACGGAACCCGACCTCGTGTTGCTCGACGAACCGCTCGCCGGCGTCAACCCGACGCTGGAGAACAAGATCCTCGAACACATCCAGCGGCTGGAGTCGGAGGGGTACTCGTTCCTCTTCATCGAACACGACATCGACGTCATCATGGAGTACTGCCAGGAGGTCATCGTGATGCACCAGGGCGCCGTGCTCACCTCGGGAGACCCCGAGGAGGTCCGGTCGGACGAACGCGTCGTCGAGGCGTACCTCGGGGGTGAGGCGCAGTGA
- a CDS encoding ABC transporter, which yields MALADFLVSLLTVVSIYTLFGLGLNIKFGFTGLVDFGHVLYFLVGAYVTVVLTIPPGTSGYQGIGGFGLPEVLSALPLGGLLGWLLALGIAMVAAALVSLAVGVPTLRLREDYLAITALGVATIFHAVVNDERWLFNGPFGVRDVYAPLEGVFPVSLGSFLVNLAVFGLLSVVVLGYLGYRVGGYLRPVDRRAAAYVLGSVVLVAAGLGIATLGGALVLVGPLVAAAGVWVLAQGIRAGDGFGRPLALFAAALFALWYFGTPLLTVGPSGVLASLVWLFDPTVGTAGGFTYGRFVLLVSVGFLGLAYWWCERTVNSPYGRVLRSIREDESVPEALGKRTFRYKVQSMMFGSALAGAAGGLWATQIGFIDPSQFTAEITFFAFSAVIIGGTANNRGVIVGTIVFWTLYTGTRFLNDFFPAEYATQLAALRLMFIGALLIVILYYRSEGLLGRQTYDTGVTPGGGSGD from the coding sequence ATGGCGCTCGCGGACTTCCTCGTCAGCCTGCTGACGGTGGTCAGCATCTACACGCTGTTCGGCCTCGGGCTGAACATCAAGTTCGGGTTCACGGGGCTGGTCGACTTCGGCCACGTCCTCTACTTCCTGGTGGGCGCCTACGTTACCGTCGTGCTCACCATCCCGCCGGGCACCTCGGGCTACCAGGGCATCGGCGGGTTCGGGCTCCCCGAGGTGCTCTCCGCGCTCCCGCTCGGTGGACTGCTCGGCTGGCTGCTCGCGCTCGGTATCGCGATGGTCGCCGCGGCGCTCGTCTCGCTGGCCGTCGGCGTGCCGACGCTGCGGTTGCGCGAGGACTACCTCGCCATCACCGCGCTCGGCGTCGCGACCATCTTCCACGCCGTCGTCAACGACGAGCGCTGGCTGTTCAACGGCCCGTTCGGCGTCCGCGACGTCTACGCCCCACTCGAGGGCGTGTTCCCCGTCTCGCTGGGGAGCTTCCTCGTCAACCTCGCGGTGTTCGGGCTGCTGTCGGTGGTCGTCCTCGGCTACCTCGGCTACCGGGTCGGCGGCTACCTCCGGCCCGTCGACCGACGCGCGGCGGCCTACGTGCTCGGCTCCGTCGTGCTGGTCGCCGCGGGCCTCGGCATCGCCACGCTCGGCGGCGCCCTCGTGCTCGTCGGGCCGCTCGTCGCCGCCGCCGGCGTCTGGGTGCTCGCGCAGGGCATCCGCGCCGGCGACGGCTTCGGCCGGCCGCTGGCGCTGTTCGCGGCCGCGCTGTTCGCCCTGTGGTACTTCGGCACGCCGCTGCTCACGGTCGGACCGTCGGGCGTCCTCGCTAGCCTCGTCTGGCTGTTCGACCCGACCGTCGGGACCGCCGGCGGGTTCACCTACGGCCGGTTCGTCCTGCTCGTGAGCGTCGGCTTCCTCGGCCTCGCGTACTGGTGGTGCGAACGCACCGTCAACAGCCCGTACGGGCGTGTGCTCCGGTCCATCCGCGAGGACGAGAGCGTGCCGGAGGCGCTGGGCAAGCGGACGTTCCGCTACAAGGTCCAGAGCATGATGTTCGGCTCCGCGCTGGCTGGCGCGGCCGGCGGCCTCTGGGCGACCCAGATCGGCTTCATCGACCCGTCACAGTTCACCGCGGAGATCACGTTCTTCGCGTTCAGTGCGGTCATCATCGGCGGCACCGCGAACAACCGTGGAGTCATCGTGGGAACCATCGTGTTCTGGACGCTCTACACGGGCACGCGGTTCCTCAACGACTTCTTCCCCGCGGAGTACGCCACCCAGCTCGCCGCGCTCCGCCTGATGTTCATCGGCGCGCTGCTCATCGTCATCCTCTACTACCGCTCGGAGGGACTGCTCGGCCGGCAGACCTACGACACCGGCGTCACGCCAGGGGGTGGTAGCGGTGACTGA
- a CDS encoding branched-chain amino acid ABC transporter permease produces MVETGIVNALLQGIVTGGIIAAGALGLSLVYSIAEVPNFAHGDMLTVGAYLALALNNPSELPLVPSTLVLPFALAAVGGVLLAGVFGGVYEKVVFKQFRGKDADLITMVIVSLGLALVLRNLVLFLVGSKNVTYDTVSRVDFNADLYLTGQGVAVEINQRAGGALQTLDAWGYGWPVVVAILLVAVAVGVAVYRWRTGDQGFEKVHFVSPWIWGVASGAVTLVAAALLARGAPLAVSDAVASTRVGYSRKFGIIIAVMIATMLCMNYVLKRTKTGRAMRATADDQALARVRGVDIDRVQLVVWVLAAVLAAIAGVLLGWYASNLNPNMGFSLLLPVFAAVIVGGIDSPYGAALGGLLIGISMDVGVYLLPAGFATYRTAIAFVILVAVLLVKPEGLWGDA; encoded by the coding sequence ATGGTAGAGACTGGCATCGTCAACGCGCTGCTGCAGGGGATCGTGACCGGCGGCATCATCGCCGCCGGCGCGCTCGGCCTCTCGCTCGTCTACAGCATCGCCGAGGTGCCGAACTTCGCCCACGGGGACATGCTCACCGTCGGCGCCTACCTCGCGCTGGCGCTGAACAACCCCAGCGAACTCCCGCTCGTCCCGAGCACGCTCGTGCTCCCGTTCGCGCTCGCCGCGGTCGGCGGCGTCCTGCTCGCGGGCGTCTTCGGCGGCGTCTACGAGAAGGTCGTCTTCAAGCAGTTCCGGGGGAAGGACGCCGACCTCATCACGATGGTCATCGTCTCCCTGGGACTCGCGCTCGTGCTCCGGAACCTCGTGTTGTTCCTCGTCGGGTCGAAGAACGTCACCTACGACACCGTCAGCCGGGTCGACTTCAACGCCGACCTCTACCTCACCGGCCAGGGGGTCGCGGTCGAGATCAACCAGCGCGCGGGCGGCGCGCTCCAGACCCTCGACGCGTGGGGGTACGGCTGGCCAGTCGTGGTTGCAATCCTCCTCGTCGCCGTCGCCGTCGGCGTCGCCGTCTACCGCTGGCGGACGGGCGACCAGGGCTTCGAGAAGGTCCACTTCGTCAGCCCGTGGATCTGGGGCGTCGCCAGCGGCGCCGTCACGCTCGTGGCGGCCGCCCTGCTCGCCCGCGGCGCACCGCTGGCCGTCTCCGACGCCGTCGCCAGCACGCGCGTCGGCTACAGCCGGAAGTTCGGCATCATCATCGCCGTGATGATCGCGACAATGCTCTGCATGAACTACGTGCTCAAGCGAACCAAGACCGGCCGCGCGATGCGGGCGACCGCCGACGACCAGGCGCTCGCGCGGGTCCGCGGCGTCGACATCGACCGCGTCCAGCTCGTCGTCTGGGTGCTCGCGGCCGTGCTCGCGGCCATCGCGGGCGTCCTGCTCGGCTGGTACGCCTCGAATCTCAACCCGAACATGGGGTTCAGCCTGCTGTTGCCCGTGTTCGCTGCGGTCATCGTCGGCGGCATCGACTCCCCGTACGGGGCCGCGCTGGGCGGCCTCCTCATCGGCATCAGCATGGACGTCGGTGTCTACCTGCTGCCGGCCGGGTTCGCCACCTACCGCACCGCCATCGCGTTCGTCATCCTCGTGGCCGTGCTGCTCGTCAAGCCCGAGGGCCTGTGGGGTGACGCCTGA
- a CDS encoding 5-oxoprolinase, translated as MVDSVTLEVIRNGCVAIAEEMNANLIRTGYSPNIKERRDCSCALFDADGEMISQAENMPVHLGAMPFSVAAAVDEFGGDLEPGDAVLLNDPFRGGAHLPDLTLVSPIYADPEADDPTLVAYAANRAHHADIGGSTAGSVAADSTEIYQEGLRIPPVKLFDRGEVVEDVMEMILLNVRTADERRGDLRAQEAANETARERVHELVDKYGVGELDAAFDEIKDYSERRMRAELDAFPDGTYTFEDVLDDDGRGNTDLPVKVAVTVDGDSVTVDFAGTADQTEGPINAVLAVTSSATYYAIRCVTDPDIPPNHGCYRPIDIETPDGSIVDPNPPAAVVGGNLETSQRVTDVVLGAFGTEAPERVTAAGQGTMNNITFGGTDPRDDTPYAFYETQGGGFGGRTGKDGMDGVHVHMSNTMNTPAEVLETAYPLRVRRYAYRPDSGGAGEFRGGLGLRRDIEVRDHTARFSLLAERHKHAPYGLAGGEPGGLGAAYHFDGETYDADGEGERLPQKSVHDLDPGSVVSVRTPGAGGFGDPDERDPAAVLRDFRLGKITREYAREHHDVDPLEEGADGD; from the coding sequence ATGGTCGACTCGGTCACCCTGGAGGTCATCCGTAACGGCTGCGTCGCCATCGCCGAGGAGATGAACGCGAACCTCATCCGCACGGGCTACTCGCCGAACATCAAGGAGCGCCGTGACTGCTCCTGTGCGCTGTTCGACGCCGACGGCGAGATGATCTCGCAGGCCGAGAACATGCCCGTCCACCTCGGCGCGATGCCGTTCTCCGTCGCGGCCGCCGTCGACGAGTTCGGCGGCGACCTCGAACCCGGTGACGCCGTCCTCCTCAACGACCCGTTCCGCGGGGGCGCACACCTCCCGGACCTCACGCTCGTCTCGCCAATCTACGCGGACCCAGAGGCCGACGACCCGACGCTCGTCGCCTACGCGGCCAACCGCGCCCACCACGCCGACATCGGTGGGTCGACCGCCGGCTCGGTGGCCGCGGACTCCACGGAGATATACCAGGAGGGGCTGCGCATCCCGCCGGTCAAACTGTTCGACCGGGGCGAGGTGGTCGAGGACGTGATGGAGATGATCCTGCTGAACGTCCGGACCGCCGACGAGCGCCGCGGCGACCTGCGTGCCCAGGAGGCCGCCAACGAGACGGCCCGCGAGCGCGTCCACGAACTCGTCGACAAGTACGGCGTCGGCGAACTCGACGCGGCCTTCGACGAGATCAAGGACTACTCCGAGCGCCGGATGCGCGCGGAACTGGACGCGTTCCCCGACGGCACGTACACGTTCGAGGACGTCCTCGACGACGACGGCCGCGGGAACACCGACCTCCCCGTGAAGGTGGCCGTCACCGTCGATGGCGACAGCGTCACCGTCGACTTCGCGGGCACCGCCGACCAGACCGAGGGCCCAATCAACGCCGTGCTGGCGGTCACCTCGTCGGCGACGTACTACGCCATCCGCTGCGTGACGGACCCGGACATCCCGCCGAACCACGGCTGCTACCGACCTATCGACATCGAGACGCCCGACGGCAGCATTGTCGACCCGAACCCGCCGGCCGCCGTCGTCGGCGGAAACCTCGAGACGTCACAGCGCGTGACCGACGTGGTGCTCGGCGCGTTCGGCACGGAGGCGCCCGAGCGCGTCACCGCCGCCGGACAGGGCACGATGAACAACATCACGTTCGGCGGCACCGACCCCCGGGACGACACGCCGTACGCGTTCTACGAGACCCAGGGCGGCGGCTTCGGCGGCCGCACGGGCAAGGACGGCATGGACGGCGTGCACGTCCACATGTCGAACACGATGAATACGCCCGCCGAGGTGCTGGAGACGGCCTACCCGCTGCGGGTGCGCCGTTACGCCTACCGGCCCGACTCCGGGGGCGCGGGCGAGTTCCGCGGCGGTCTCGGCCTCCGGCGAGACATCGAAGTGCGCGACCACACCGCCCGGTTCAGCCTGCTCGCCGAGCGCCACAAGCACGCGCCCTACGGCCTGGCCGGCGGCGAACCGGGGGGCCTCGGCGCGGCCTACCACTTCGACGGCGAGACGTACGACGCCGACGGCGAGGGGGAACGCCTCCCCCAGAAGTCCGTCCACGACCTCGACCCGGGGTCGGTCGTGAGCGTCCGCACGCCGGGCGCGGGCGGCTTCGGCGACCCGGACGAGCGGGACCCCGCGGCGGTCCTGCGGGACTTCCGCCTGGGGAAGATAACCCGGGAGTACGCCCGCGAGCACCACGACGTCGACCCACTCGAGGAGGGGGCGGACGGTGACTGA
- a CDS encoding hydantoinase — protein MSADDVRVGVDIGGTFTDIVTVRDGDVHVTKTPSTPGAPEEGVVNGLEKSREEAAFAFDDVGFLSHGTTVATNAVLEGTWADTALVTTEGFRDVLEIARQNRPDIYDFDAEKPAPIVPRDRRFEVPGRLDERGNVLRELDEGHASDLADTIADTDVDSVAISLLFAFENGDHEQRVAELLREAGLDVSYSLSSDVLPEIREYERTLTTALNAALKPVMDSYIGNLEAQVRDNDVGAELKIMQSNGGLITADAARGRPVNTLLSGPAGGVQGATYVAERCGVEDIITMDMGGTSCDVSLVEGGEPLVSTDVTVGDYAVGVPMIDIHTVGSGGGSIAWVDEGGALRVGPRSAGADPGPISYGRGGTEPTTTDAHLLLGRLDPDRFLSGELDVEVDDVRDAFDERLGDELGMDPQEAAQGVLDVANANMQRALRVVSVERGYDPRDFALVAFGGAGPLHACRLAADLDIPKVIVPQTAGVLSALGLLISDVLYDYSVSRVRQWEELSPATLRETFADLHEQGDGRLAEEDVAPADRRFDRTADLRYVGQSFEISVPVSEGEVDEATLDAVVERFHERHERRYGHADPDEPVELVTLRLRARGLVETPELAPPTTEGTVEDAIRETRTVTYDGEPHDTEIYDRGTLPADATFDGPAVVEGKESTVVVHPGQTAEVDEYGNLVVETGGGR, from the coding sequence GTGAGCGCGGACGACGTACGGGTCGGCGTCGACATCGGCGGCACGTTCACGGACATCGTCACCGTCCGAGACGGCGACGTCCACGTGACCAAGACGCCGTCGACGCCGGGCGCGCCCGAAGAGGGCGTCGTCAACGGCCTGGAGAAGAGCCGCGAGGAGGCCGCGTTCGCCTTCGACGACGTGGGCTTCCTCAGCCACGGCACGACGGTCGCGACGAATGCGGTCCTCGAGGGGACGTGGGCGGACACCGCGCTCGTCACCACCGAGGGGTTCCGCGACGTCCTCGAGATCGCCCGGCAGAACCGCCCCGACATCTACGACTTCGACGCCGAGAAGCCGGCGCCCATCGTCCCCCGCGACCGCCGCTTCGAGGTTCCCGGCCGCCTCGACGAGCGCGGGAACGTGCTCCGCGAACTCGACGAGGGCCACGCCAGCGACCTCGCCGACACCATCGCCGACACGGACGTCGACAGCGTCGCTATCTCGCTGCTGTTCGCCTTCGAGAACGGCGACCACGAGCAGCGCGTCGCCGAACTGCTCCGCGAGGCGGGACTCGACGTCTCCTACTCGCTGTCCAGCGACGTGCTCCCGGAAATTCGCGAGTACGAGCGAACGCTGACGACGGCGCTGAACGCCGCGCTCAAACCCGTCATGGACAGCTACATCGGCAACCTCGAGGCCCAGGTCCGCGACAACGACGTGGGCGCGGAACTGAAGATCATGCAGTCCAACGGCGGCCTCATCACCGCCGACGCCGCGCGCGGACGCCCGGTGAACACGCTCCTCTCGGGGCCCGCCGGCGGTGTCCAGGGTGCCACCTACGTCGCCGAACGCTGCGGCGTCGAGGACATCATCACGATGGACATGGGCGGCACGTCCTGCGACGTCTCGCTCGTCGAGGGCGGCGAGCCGCTCGTCTCGACGGACGTCACCGTCGGCGACTACGCGGTCGGCGTTCCGATGATCGACATCCACACGGTCGGCTCCGGCGGCGGCTCCATCGCGTGGGTGGACGAGGGCGGCGCGCTCCGCGTCGGCCCGCGCTCGGCGGGCGCCGACCCCGGCCCCATCTCCTACGGCCGCGGCGGCACCGAACCGACGACCACGGACGCCCACCTGCTGCTCGGGCGCCTCGACCCCGACCGGTTCCTCTCCGGGGAACTCGACGTGGAGGTCGACGACGTCCGGGACGCCTTCGACGAGCGACTCGGCGACGAACTCGGCATGGACCCACAGGAGGCCGCGCAGGGCGTCCTCGACGTGGCGAACGCGAACATGCAGCGCGCGCTCCGCGTCGTCTCCGTCGAGCGCGGCTACGACCCGCGTGACTTCGCGCTCGTCGCGTTCGGCGGCGCGGGGCCGCTGCACGCCTGCCGGCTCGCCGCCGACCTCGACATCCCGAAGGTCATCGTCCCGCAGACCGCGGGCGTGCTCTCCGCGCTCGGTCTGCTCATCAGCGACGTGCTGTACGACTACAGCGTCTCTCGCGTCCGGCAGTGGGAGGAGCTGTCGCCGGCGACGCTCCGCGAGACGTTCGCGGACCTCCACGAGCAGGGCGACGGGCGCCTCGCCGAGGAGGACGTCGCGCCCGCGGACCGCCGCTTCGACCGCACCGCGGACCTCCGCTACGTCGGCCAGTCGTTCGAGATTTCGGTGCCGGTTTCGGAGGGCGAGGTCGACGAGGCGACCCTCGACGCGGTCGTCGAGCGGTTCCACGAGCGCCACGAGCGCCGCTACGGGCACGCCGACCCCGACGAACCGGTCGAGCTCGTGACCCTGCGCCTGCGCGCCCGCGGCCTCGTGGAGACCCCGGAACTCGCGCCGCCGACCACGGAGGGCACGGTAGAAGACGCGATTCGCGAGACTCGCACCGTGACCTACGACGGTGAGCCCCACGACACCGAGATATACGACCGCGGGACGCTGCCCGCGGACGCCACCTTCGACGGGCCGGCGGTCGTCGAGGGGAAGGAGAGCACCGTCGTCGTCCACCCCGGCCAGACCGCCGAGGTGGACGAGTACGGCAACCTCGTCGTCGAGACCGGGGGTGGCCGCTGA